The DNA window TCATTTTGCCAAAATGGCTAATTCCGATTCTGTTTACGACAGATGGAAGAACGCATCATTCGCAAAGCGAACAATGCGCTATCGTGTCATATTCCATATTCTGCGTGGAAATAACTCAATGATATACAATCTTTTCAGATTTTCGATTTCAGGAAGTCGGCGAGGGCGGATGAGTTGAAACGAGGGATGCCGTCGGAATTGATGATCCCCTGTCGATCAATGAAATAGTATGATGGAAATCCGTGGATTTTCAGCGCACCCATAATTCGGTTTGCCATGTCGTCGTCAGGGATAAATATCTGGACGGCATTATGGATTGTCGGAGCAAGCTTCGTCCATGCCTCCATGTCTGATTTTAGCCAGATAATAGCAAAGAGAATGTCGGAATGCTTGAAATGGTCTCTGATGCTTTCGCTTATGGCGATAGACTCCCGACATGGACCGCACCACGTCGCGCTGACATCGAGATATATCGGACGTCCTGAAAATCGACGGGAGAGCCAGTCGATTGGATTTACGCGGTCAAGATCTATAACCGAATCTCCCTCAAGCACACAGATATTTCCGTCCGTTATACCGGATATGTCTAATTCTGCGGGATTTTCTTCGCCGTAGACTCTGTCGAAATACGCGGGATTCGAGAAGTCATCGCGTCGTGGTGCGGTTTCGCTGTCTGATACCACATACATGATGTCTCTGATCACGCCTTTGGGCAGACGGGCGGCATATTCGGGAAAAGACCTGCCTAATGCGCTAAGGTGGTATGGGAATATCATCACCTTGGCATTATCTGGGTTCGTAAGGTCGAAAATCTGGTCGGTGAAGAATGCAAGCTGCTCGTCTGGATTCTTTCCGCGATAGCTGCATGCGAGGTTGGCGATATCGTAGATATTTCCGTTGTAGAGCATTCGTGCGGTTTCCGGTGAAATGGAATTGGCGGCTACGTAGTCGTCAATCAGTTTTCTGCATGAATCTATGGCCGCCTTGAATATGGGCATGTATTCTGCAAGAGCCACTGTATCGGCCGGGAGTTCAACGTTGTAGGAAAACGGTGTCACGTCGGCAAATGCGTGGGCATACTCTTCGTTAAGTTCCGCGCGGTCACCGCTAAGATGAAATTCGAGTGGCGATTTCGAAGCGTCAATCTCGATGAATATTGAATCGCCGGGTTCGGCATAGGCGTTGACAAAGAGGTTGCGCTTATAGTTGAGCGTGAAAGTGTGGCCGAACGACAGAGGGATGCGTTCGCGAAACTCTACTACAGAGTCGAGGTCAACCACACGCCTCTCGCTTTTGGGAGAGATGTCGCATTCGTTTATGATAATGGTTCTCGCGCCTTTAGGTGGAATGTTTATGATTCGTCCGGCAACTGTAATTGAGTCAACCGTTGCGGCTTTCGCGGTGATGGCCGGAGAAATTGTCGCAAACAGGACCATGAAGAGAGGAAATAAACGTGACATTTTTAAATGTGAGAATATCGAATGATGACGTATATTTGACATCCCAATATACGTCATCTGAAATTATTGTCTGAACAGGTTGCCCCACGGGTAACTGCCGGGTTTCATGGTGACA is part of the Duncaniella dubosii genome and encodes:
- a CDS encoding TlpA family protein disulfide reductase; this encodes MSRLFPLFMVLFATISPAITAKAATVDSITVAGRIINIPPKGARTIIINECDISPKSERRVVDLDSVVEFRERIPLSFGHTFTLNYKRNLFVNAYAEPGDSIFIEIDASKSPLEFHLSGDRAELNEEYAHAFADVTPFSYNVELPADTVALAEYMPIFKAAIDSCRKLIDDYVAANSISPETARMLYNGNIYDIANLACSYRGKNPDEQLAFFTDQIFDLTNPDNAKVMIFPYHLSALGRSFPEYAARLPKGVIRDIMYVVSDSETAPRRDDFSNPAYFDRVYGEENPAELDISGITDGNICVLEGDSVIDLDRVNPIDWLSRRFSGRPIYLDVSATWCGPCRESIAISESIRDHFKHSDILFAIIWLKSDMEAWTKLAPTIHNAVQIFIPDDDMANRIMGALKIHGFPSYYFIDRQGIINSDGIPRFNSSALADFLKSKI